In Ursus arctos isolate Adak ecotype North America unplaced genomic scaffold, UrsArc2.0 scaffold_2, whole genome shotgun sequence, the genomic stretch CACCCGTTTTCCCTGCCTCACAGATCACTCGTATCTCCTTCACTCACAGAATAAGTGCAAGTGCACACCTCCATCCTCCCCACTGCACAATGGGATCAATCCTGTAGGTTCAACATTTTTAGCAGCAGTCTCTTCCCTCCACCAGGGAATCATCCAGTGAAACATCCATTTTAAAAGAGGAATGGCTTTAATGTTTGCTATGAAACTTGGCCCCCAACACAATATAGTCTGAAAACCATTGAACTAGAAAATTTCTAGTCCTAATCCTGCTACTCTGTGAGTCCAGAAGGCAATGGGGGGATGAAAAGGGCAGTTCTGACACTCTCAGAAAATCCCCCAGCATGTCTAGGAATGCTGAGGAATCCATTCCACAGGGCTCCATTCCGGGCACAGTGAGACAGCAGTGACCAAAACACATGAAAGCCTCTTCCAAATGGACCCCCACCCAGATTGCTACTTCGTCCTATTTCTAGTGAATTGGGGATGCTGTTTATCCAATCAAAGCTGATCCTGCCCTAAATCCCACATCTGCGGGGAAGCCTTCCTGCTcccaccatccccaccccaccaagATTAGATCAGGGACCCTTGCTCCCTGATCCCACAGCACCCTGTGCTTCTCCCATATTGCATTCATCTCACTTGTAAATAATGATTGGTATAATTAGTTGcttaattcctttcttcctcaaGATAAATGAAACTATGGTGTGTTTTTGTTCCTTAGCGTATTTAATTAACATTATTTCATGTTGCTGCATTGCTTCATAGTAATAATCTTTAATAGCCACAAAATATTCTATGTCTGCCTTGTGCATGCTGAACATTAATCTACGATCAACACatatttgcagaatgaatgatggaaagagtgagagctCCTGTAGGAGGTTGGTGGCATCCTGAGGACATCTTAAGCTTTGCTTAAAGTCAATGTGATCAGTGTCAGGGTTACGGATCAAAGGGCAAGGGTCAGTGCCATACCTTACAATGGGCTGCAGAGCAGTTTGGAGGCTGACTTTCATGTCCAGTGGGTAGGCACACTGGAAATTGATGTTGAGGATGGTGTCTCTGATGATGAACTCATTGGCCACGGAGAGGGTGTTTTTGTAGATGGCATGGGTTCCATTTCTCTTTAGCAGAAAAACAAGgccatatatatgtttatgagtGTATAGCTGTATCCAGAACTCAGGCCTGCCTGACTGCAAGGTTGATGCTCTCCATCATGTTGCCACCCTGCCTTCTGATCTCCAGGAAGCACATGGGCCTCTTCCCTCAGTGGCTCTAATGCATTATGGGAGGGGGAGTGAGAATCCCAGATCAAAAACTAGAACAATAATTTTTAGCCCTTGGGGAGAATCAGCAACCACCATGCTTGCTCCCATGTTGACCCCTCCCATGTCACCcctaattaaaataatcataatcatagcttacatttattgagctcAAGCAGCAAACCTGTTCTAAGCTCTTTAAGTGAAGCAACTTGTGTAATCTCACATACTactagaggcccagagaggctaagtgacttgtctaaggtctCACAGCTACTGAGATAGCTCCACAGCCCAACTCCCACCCTCTGGCAGCAGTGGTATAAACACTATTCACCTCCAGAATGTTTCCGCAGGCCCTAGCCTGGGTAGGGCTGGTCACTGATATCCAGTTTCTCTCCTGTCTTTGCATGACACTGCTGCAGTTCCGGTCTCGCAGGTAGGCGATGACCTTGTCCCCAAAACCCAGGCCTCCCAGCTGACACTTGTCCAGTGACACCTTGATCTCCTCGGCCCCGCAGTTCAGCTGAGGCTGCAAACTGTGGATATCTGGAAAGTTGAGAAGGGGATAGATGGAGTGGACAGGGCTCTGGAAGAATGGGCAGAGCCCACATTCCCTGCCCTTTGGAAAAGCCATCATACCCACCAGGGAGATGGGTTAGACTAGTAGGGGCCTGGGACCCAGGTGGTATTCACACCCAGGCTTCTGGTGGGTGAGGTTGGCAAAAAAGTCCCTGGTCCAAGATTTCTAAGCATCCTATGTACAGGTGTGGGGAGGGCTTTCATGTCTTGGGGATTGGAGATCAGGGTCTCTGGGGATCGGGATCTCTAGAGAAGTAGGACTATCCTGCATTCCAGACTAGAATCAGGGGTAGATATATACTACTCTGACTCCCCGGCTTTGTGAAGCCAGAACATCTGACTAGGTTCAgagcctttgtatttcttttgttcatttgtttcattcactgattcattaaacatttattgaacaaattcTTCTTGAGCAATTGCTCTCTGCACTGTTATAGGTACTGGGGATACAGTGTTTATCAAAACTGGTGAAATCCCCACCATTATTTATGGAGCTAACATTCTGATAGGGGAAATAGATGGTAAATGAAGAGAAATACCATTTTGATTGTATTCATGAATGCATTGATTCAAATACATTTACTAATCACCTTCTCCATGTACGAGGCACATtcaacacaaaaataaagaaaacatggacCCAGCCCATGAGGATTTCTTGGTTTTTTGTCAGAACCAACATGTCAACAGCTTATTAAGATGCAATATGATGAAAGTACTAACTGAAGTATGTTCTAGGTGCAGAGGGAAACACAAGAAGGTATATCTGAGTCTGTCAGTTAAGTCAGGGAAGCATTCATGGAGGGCTGGAACTTGATCGGGGGTAGGAGTTTTGCAGGTGCATAGGGCAAGTGAGAGCACCCCTggctgagggaacagcagagACAAAAGCATGGCGATGGGAGAGAGGATGGTGTGTTTACAGAGATGCAGAGCTCAGAGGTACAGGAACTTAAaatgggtgggggtggagtgtgAGAGATGGAGAAGTAAGCAAAAGCCAGATCACAATGGGGTCGTGCCTAGAAGCAATGGGGACTTGTTGAGTGGCCACCAGTGAAGACCTGAGGCaggccacccacccacccaattAGCTGAGAGGACCTGCCAAGGACACCCTTGGAGTCTCCAGGTATAGGGAGGGCATCCTTGAAGTCTGACATCTGATTCTGTGATGGTCCAAATCCTGGGAGACAACTCTGAGCTTGTGGGGCCTTGTTCacccagtgagcagagagcagggtTGTTTCCTTCCAGTTTCCTGCCCCTCATCCCTACCCAACTCCTGCTAAGCATACCCAAGCACCACCTGGTCCACACTCCAGCCCAGTTTTCCAAACATATGCTTGTTCTTGGCCCACTGTCTAGAAAAGTTTCTCTTCCACAGGGACTGGGAGTGTGCTCAGAGGAAGGCATGCTTACGCCAAGGGCAAGAGTCAAAGGACCTCATTAGAGTCCTAGGCGGGAAGGAAATAATCTCAATGCAAAGTTCATCCAACCTCCATCCAGGGCTTAGGGCTTGTTTATGGCTCTGCTTGGGACAAGAACCTCATCACCTTCCAAGCCTGCCCATTTGGACTGCtctgatttaattttcacaattgcCCCGTATGGtggttatttttactattatcttattcctattttacagatgaggacattagGGCTCAGAAAGTCTAGGTGCCTTGTCCCAGGGCCCAGAGAGCTACTACGTCGCAGATCCAAGACTGGCACAGGAGTCTGCCCATATTTTCACATATAGACTCTGCAGATATTTGAATGCAGCTCCCACAGTTGCAGAGTTCTAGTCCTTAATACCTTTGTTCTTCCTGGGTCAAGCTCACCCATGCCAGAGCTGCTTCCTGAGGCTGTTGTCCAAAGACTGACCTGGCAATTTGTTCTATCCCTGCTCTCCCATCCTTGGAAACGGCTTTGAGAACCTTCATTCCCTGACCTCAGTTCCATCCCCACTGACTCCGGTCTACACCTTGTCCCGACCCTCTCAAAATCCCTCTCCGCTGCCTTGCCCACTCAGACCAGCATCATTTCTACTGCCTGGCCCTGCTGAGCCACTCACCAGAGCTGTTGAGGTCCCGTCTGCAGTAACAGTCCCAGGTGCCATTGAGAAAGCTGCACTCCTCCACTGGGCGGCAGACGTTCTCACACATGTCTGTCGCAGTGGAAGGGTCTAGCGGGtgaggcacagaggaagggagtCAGAAAGCAGAACAAAGCGATCTGAGGCCACCAAAGCCTACTCTGCCAGGGCCCAGAAGTCCTGCCCAAGGGTGCATGATACATCGTGGAAGGGTCAAGCCTCAAACTCAGATTTTCTGACTCCCAGTCCAGTGAAGTGAGAACCCAGAGGCTGCCATCCTAATGCTTACTACGTGGCAGATACTGTTTGAGTACTTTCCATGAATTAGCTCATTCAGTTCTCATGGTAAGTGTATGAAACTGGGTAGCATAATGGTTAGGTATGTAGATCATGGAACTAGagtgtctgggttcaaatcccagctctgtcatgtTCTTGCTCTGTGACATTGGGAcagctgcttaacctctctgtgccccagatCTCTCATCAGGCGTAGTTATATAGTACCTATATCTCATGAGGCTGGTGAGAGCATTAAATGAGTTCATAGTCTAAAGCACCTTGGATTGGAGCAGGGACACTATGCATTGGCTGTGACTTTTGCCATCTGCCATTTTTTCAGATCAGAAAACTAGAGCTCAGAGAGGTAAATTAAACTGCCCAAATGAAATCTAAATCTGAATGAGCCTGAGTTCCTCATATCACGCTACacatatggagatatatatatattccatgaattatatatatattccatgaattatatatatatctccatcagGAGATTTTGCCCTCAACTCTGAATTTCTGGCTTTACTTGAAATGTTGGTAGGCCTGGCAACCTTGGGTGACATCCCCACTGGGCAGTAACAGGCAGCAGCTGAATCCAGGCCGTTCTGCTTAGTCTCCAGGTCTGCTTCACTCACTGCTGATGCCTGGGCTCGTCACCAGGTAGCCCCACCCCACAGCCGGCTCCAGCTCTCTGCCGCTCACCTGTGCAGTATCTCAGACTACACTTGGGGGTGCCCTGCAGCTGGTACACGTGGAACTCGCCCGGGCAGGCCTTCACCTGCACCTCTGTCTTCCAGAGACAGCAGTTGCTGCTCCAGTGGGCACAAGCAGTGCGGGTGACGATGCCCTCTCCGATGGTGGGGTGGGTCCCATTTAGCCACATGGGAGCGTCTGTCTGGCATCGGTACATTGGGACACAGGTCTCCGGCATCCTCACTCCTCCGTCTCCCACAAAGCGGTACCAGCCATTCTTGTCACTGTCACACACCCGGTCCTGTCCTTTGTATTCCGTGCTTCGTGAGGGTTCATCCAGGCGGGTATAATTCTGGCAGGGGTCATAGGAACGAATGTTGGTAAAGTTTCTGTCACCTGGAAAGCAACAGTGTGCTTGGGTTTACTGAGCATCCTCAGAGCCCACAGGATTTTAATCCTCTCCctccacacatacacacgcactcgttttgctttgttttgttttagagagggaggaggcaggcagggggggagagagagagagaatctcaagcaggctccgcactcagtgtggagcccaacatgggtctcggtctcatgaccctggatcatgacctgagccgaaatcaagagtcagatgcttaagccattgagccacccaggtgtcccccacaCACTCTGTTTTGAATTTTGAGTGTGCTTCAGGACCCTAATGAGGAAATGAGGCACACAACCCATTCATTACACATTGGCCTTCATCACCTTAGGGTCAGAATAGTAGTGAGGACTTTGTGTGGTAGTTTATAGGCATTAAGAATACCAGTGTCTCCACCCTGCACAATTCCAAGGGGCATCCTTTCCATTGAGCTTGGTATCCTCCCTCTGGCTCTAGAGTTGTGCAGTGCTCCCCTGTGCAACCATACACTGTGGCCCTGTCTGACCAATGTATCATAAATGTAATACAGGCTCACTGGAAAAACCTCAGATGTCActaaaatgaataaagtagaaATGAAAGTTGTCATAAGCCCATTCCATTCCTAGAAGTAACCATATATTTGCTGTATAGTCTTCAGACTTTTTCTATGCATATGTTAAAATATAAGGGTTTTTTTAATGGGTTTAATGCTGTACAACTTTTTTCCCACTTACgtattttacttaatatatcaTAGACATTTCCCCCTTATGAATAGATATAGATCTAACACAAGATTTCTCAACCTCGGCACTACTGATGTTTGGGGCTAGATAATTCTGTGTTATGGGGGGCTGTCGTGTGCATTGAAGAATGTTTAGCAGCCTTCCTGGGCCCTTCTCATTAGATTCCAGTAATCCTCCCCCTCCAACTTCCTACTGGAAGTTGTCTCCAGGCATTGTCCAAATCACCCCCAATGGAGAACCATGCTCTAACAGGACCATTTCTGATTTTGCTCATCTCAtggggcttgtttttttttttttagatttatttgtttatttgtttttgagagagagagagagacagaggtgaggagagggacagggggagagggaaaaggagagaatcccaaggagacttccactgagtgcagagccccatttGGGACttaatcccaccaccctgagatcgtgacctgagctgaaatcaagagttggcctcttaactgactgagccatccaggagcccttGATTTaatggttggttggtttgggtttttttaagattgtatttatttatttgagtgtgagagagagtgagagcgcatgagttgggaggggcagagggaaagggagaagcagactccccactgagcagggagcctgacacggggttgatcccaggaccctaggatcatgacctgagccagaggcagacacttaacccactgagcctcccaggcgccctgATCTCATGGTTTTTAACAGATTCAGGAACTATGATGTGTGGGGAGGTGGAGAAGTGAAGCCGTGGGTTGGTCAGGCTGGGTTTAGATCCAGCTCCACACCTACTGGCTGGATGACCTTGACAGGTGGTTTGACTCCTGTGAGACTTGTCTGCAAAACAACACCTGTAAGGTAGTGGTTCCCAGACTCCCTCCATTCCTAAGCCTCGAGTCACGATGTTTGCCACATCTGTGTCCCCCTGTCCAATTATCTACTTAATGTGTTTCTTTCAGTGACTTTCTATAAATTTGTTTCATCTTAAGGAATAATATCTGTGATACCATAGGTATGATGTACTAGTTACACATTTctaatacacatgaaaaaatatacgTAGCCATCAAAAAATTCTTGAAGAGTTTGCCATGCACCACCACTGTAGTCCTCTCAGGAGGTATCCCCTGTTTTGGGGAAATAAAACCCTAAAGCATTGctagaagattaaatgagataataaatatgaaatgtcAAACACAGCACCGGAGGCCTAGTAGGAGTTCAGGCTGgttctcttcttcatttctgatttattgAACAGCGTGAATGCCTGAATTATGGACTAAAGTACACACACAGGATCGCTTTCTTGGAATACGTGTTAGAGGgacttttttgaaaaagagattTTCAAGCCTTGTTTATATACGTACTTGTTTTAAGGAAAGGAGTCACAGCACTTGTTGTTCTTGGATTATTTCCCCGCACACACACTGTGTTTTCCCAAGGGAGGCCTTGA encodes the following:
- the GP2 gene encoding pancreatic secretory granule membrane major glycoprotein GP2 isoform X1, which gives rise to MTCTSQLMERMVGSYVSWLALASCILTLASTEQQGDRNFTNIRSYDPCQNYTRLDEPSRSTEYKGQDRVCDSDKNGWYRFVGDGGVRMPETCVPMYRCQTDAPMWLNGTHPTIGEGIVTRTACAHWSSNCCLWKTEVQVKACPGEFHVYQLQGTPKCSLRYCTDPSTATDMCENVCRPVEECSFLNGTWDCYCRRDLNSSDIHSLQPQLNCGAEEIKVSLDKCQLGGLGFGDKVIAYLRDRNCSSVMQRQERNWISVTSPTQARACGNILERNGTHAIYKNTLSVANEFIIRDTILNINFQCAYPLDMKVSLQTALQPIVSSLNISVDGDGEFTVRMALFQDQNYTSPYEGAVAVLDVESMLYVGAILERGDTSRFNLLLRNCYATPTQDKTDPVKYFIIRNSCPNQYDSTIHVEENGVSSESRFSVQMFMFAGNYDLVFLHCEIHLCDSLNEQCQPSCTRSQLRSDVVAINPAQVLDLGPITRRGAPSLGSANGTPSCAGFLVVWPMLLLPVLLTGLF
- the GP2 gene encoding pancreatic secretory granule membrane major glycoprotein GP2 isoform X2 codes for the protein MPETCVPMYRCQTDAPMWLNGTHPTIGEGIVTRTACAHWSSNCCLWKTEVQVKACPGEFHVYQLQGTPKCSLRYCTDPSTATDMCENVCRPVEECSFLNGTWDCYCRRDLNSSDIHSLQPQLNCGAEEIKVSLDKCQLGGLGFGDKVIAYLRDRNCSSVMQRQERNWISVTSPTQARACGNILERNGTHAIYKNTLSVANEFIIRDTILNINFQCAYPLDMKVSLQTALQPIVSSLNISVDGDGEFTVRMALFQDQNYTSPYEGAVAVLDVESMLYVGAILERGDTSRFNLLLRNCYATPTQDKTDPVKYFIIRNSCPNQYDSTIHVEENGVSSESRFSVQMFMFAGNYDLVFLHCEIHLCDSLNEQCQPSCTRSQLRSDVVAINPAQVLDLGPITRRGAPSLGSANGTPSCAGFLVVWPMLLLPVLLTGLF